One segment of Solanum stenotomum isolate F172 chromosome 1, ASM1918654v1, whole genome shotgun sequence DNA contains the following:
- the LOC125853621 gene encoding uncharacterized protein LOC125853621, producing the protein MEKEQESNPNPISSVECEECKLNPWKYKCPGCSVRTCSLTCVNSHKQRTTCNGKKSLTNVLPLSQFDDNILLSDYNMLEDVKRFAESARRMRQKLCGYSRFKLPFPLKNLRRAADSRRTKIHFLSSGMSKREKNQTYYNNRNKFISWTIEWRFNSTDVVLTDHGVHENTSLIDVLETHLKPGPWNHPLKQFCEESLDCLKLFIRKHSKGSKSPFYELNSKAPLREQLANKAILEYPVIYVFLPSHNYDFEVIKSPIPRKVEPKVLNCSDSPSPKGVMFREEDIGDGGSLDPHISDLLSCDRLNTAFQTSNKSLDMLSVVEETASVVGDTCITFDSEVLSTKEMDPIGEKYWSLLGDILPMEDELEEGEIAPL; encoded by the exons ATGGAGAAGGAACAAGAATCAAACCCTAACCCAATTTCATCAGTTGAATGTGAAGAGTGCAAGTTGAATCCATGGAAGTATAAATGCCCAGGTTGCTCTGTACGCACTTGTAGTCTCACTTGCGTCAATTCCCACAAGCAAAGGACTACTTGCAATGGCAAAAAATCACTCACTAACGTTCTCCCTCTTTCTCAATTCGACGATAACATCCTTTTATCAG ATTATAATATGCTTGAGGATGTTAAAAGATTTGCTGAATCCGCAAGAAGAATGAGACAGAAGCTATGTGGCTACTCTCGTTTTAAGCTTCCTTTCCCTCTTAAAAACCTTCGTAGAGCTGCAGACAGTCGCAGAACCAAAATACACTTTCTGTCCAGTGGAATGTCAAAGAGGGAGAAAAATCAAACTTATTACAACAACAG GAATAAGTTCATATCTTGGACAATTGAATGGCGGTTTAATTCAACAGACGTTGTCTTGACTGACCATGG AGTACATGAAAACACAAGCCTCATCGATGTGCTTGAGACTCATTTGAAACCTGGCCCCTGGAATCATCCACTGAAGCAATTTTGTGAAGAGTCTTTGGACTGTCTTAAACTTTTCATTCGCAAACATTCAAAG GGGTCGAAATCACCTTTTTATGAGTTGAATTCAAAAGCTCCATTGCGTGAGCAACTAGCCAATAAAGCTATTTTGGAGTACCCTGTCATTTATGTTTTTCTGCCATCGCACAACTATGATTTTGAAGTAATCAAATCTCCCATTCCTCGAAAAGTTGAGCCAAAAGTGCTAAATTGCAGTGATAGTCcaagtcccaagggagtgatgTTTAGGGAGGAGGATATAGGGGATGGTGGATCATTAGACCCACACATTTCAGATCTCTTGAGTTGTGACAGGTTAAATACAGCATTCCAGACCTCTAACAAGTCATTAGACATGTTATCAGTTGTCGAGGAAACTGCATCTGTAGTTGGTGATACATGCATAACTTTTGATTCAGAAGTTTTGTCAACGAAAGAGATGGATCCAATTGGAGAAAAGTATTGGTCATTGCTGGGTGACATTTTACCAATGGAAGATGAATTAGAGGAAGGGGAGATAGCTCCACTTTAA
- the LOC125878177 gene encoding furcatin hydrolase-like isoform X2, with the protein MAFQGSFWAISLLIFLANFLSMIEFSLAANAKVPSHTISNPFNRTIFSPDFLFGASTSSYQYEGAWNEDGKGPSIVDTFVHTHPEKILDRSNGDIALDFYHRYKEDVKLAKFEGLDAFRISIAWTRILPKGQVKKGVNQAGIDHYNSLINEIVALGIKPLVTLFHWDLPQALEDEYLGFLSPKIVDDYVDFVEICFKNFGDRVKLWATMNEPWIFTSTGYDSGSLAPGRCSAWMNNNCTIGNSGTEPYIAGHNILLAHAAASKLYRKKYKPIQKGQIGTIVVSHWFEPASNKPQDKQASIRALDFMLGWFMHPLTYGDYPISMRKLVGKRLPKFTPKESMLVKDSCDFIGLNYYTSNFAAHISKPPNTVNISSGTDNLVNQTTSRNGKLIGDPTGVSIFYVAPKGLYKLLVYIKKFYKNPIVYITECGMGVSNIDDVAKGINDAQRVDFYQRHIKSLYRAFREGVHVKGFFAWSFFDNFEWGSGYTQRFGINFVDYKNNLKRYPKRSALWMKKFLLK; encoded by the exons ATGGCTTTTCAAGGTTCATTTTGGGCAATTAgccttttgatatttttggccAATTTTTTGTCTATGATAGAGTTTTCTTTGGCTGCAAATGCAAAAGTGCCAAGCCATACTATTTCCAATCCATTTAATCGTACTATATTTTCACCTGATTTTCTTTTTGGAGCTTCCACTTCTTCCTATCAG TATGAAGGTGCATGGAATGAAGATGGCAAAGGGCCAAGTATTGTGGATACTTTCGTCCACACTCATCCTG AAAAAATATTGGACCGTAGCAATGGAGACATAGCTCTGGACTTTTATCATCGTTACAAG GAGGACGTGAAACTAGCAAAATTTGAAGGACTGGATGCTTTCAGGATTTCTATTGCATGGACAAGAATTTTACCAA AGGGTCAGGTTAAAAAAGGAGTAAATCAAGCTGGTATTGACCACTACAACAGTCTCATAAATGAGATAGTAGCCCTTG GTATTAAACCTCTAGTGACACTTTTTCATTGGGATCTTCCTCAAGCCCTTGAAGATGAATATCTTGGCTTTCTAAGCCCTAAGATCGT AGATGATTACGTAGATTTTGTGGAGATTTGTTTCAAAAATTTTGGTGATAGAGTGAAGTTGTGGGCAACGATGAATGAACCATGGATTTTTACATCAACGGGTTATGATTCTGGTTCTTTAGCACCTGGGCGGTGTTCTGCGTGGATGAACAATAACTGCACCATCGGAAACTCCGGTACTGAGCCTTATATAGCCGGACACAACATACTTCTAGCTCATGCTGCTGCTTCCAAACTATACAGGAAAAAATACAAG CCAATTCAAAAGGGTCAAATAGGAACTATTGTAGTGTCACATTGGTTCGAGCCTGCCTCCAACAAACCACAGGATAAACAAGCATCTATAAGAGCTCTTGATTTTATGCTTGgatg GTTTATGCACCCATTGACTTATGGAGATTATCCAATAAGTATGAGAAAACTTGTTGGCAAGAGATTACCAAAGTTTACCCCAAAAGAATCAATGTTGGTGAAAGACTCATGTGATTTTATAGGATTGAATTATTACACCTCTAATTTTGCAGCTCATATTTCTAAACCACCAAATACTGTTAATATCAGTTCAGGAACTGATAATCTAGTCAATCAAACCA CATCGCGAAATGGAAAGTTGATTGGTGATCCA ACTGGTGTGAGTATATTCTATGTTGCTCCAAAGGGACTTTATAAGCTTCTTGTTTATATTAAGAAATTTTACAAGAATCCAATTGTTTACATCACAGAATGTG GAATGGGTGTGTCCAATATTGATGATGTTGCAAAAGGTATCAATGATGCTCAGAGGGTTGATTTCTACCAACGCCATATTAAGTCTCTTTATAGGGCTTTTAG gGAGGGAGTACATGTTAAAGGGTTCTTTGCATGGTCATTTTTTGACAACTTTGAATGGGGATCAGGATACACACAGAGATTTGGCATCAATTTTGTAGATTACAAGAATAACTTAAAGAGATACCCCAAGCGTTCTGCTCTTTGGATGAAGAAATTTCttctcaaataa
- the LOC125878177 gene encoding furcatin hydrolase-like isoform X1, whose protein sequence is MAFQGSFWAISLLIFLANFLSMIEFSLAANAKVPSHTISNPFNRTIFSPDFLFGASTSSYQYEGAWNEDGKGPSIVDTFVHTHPEKILDRSNGDIALDFYHRYKEDVKLAKFEGLDAFRISIAWTRILPKGQVKKGVNQAGIDHYNSLINEIVALGIKPLVTLFHWDLPQALEDEYLGFLSPKIVDDYVDFVEICFKNFGDRVKLWATMNEPWIFTSTGYDSGSLAPGRCSAWMNNNCTIGNSGTEPYIAGHNILLAHAAASKLYRKKYKPIQKGQIGTIVVSHWFEPASNKPQDKQASIRALDFMLGWFMHPLTYGDYPISMRKLVGKRLPKFTPKESMLVKDSCDFIGLNYYTSNFAAHISKPPNTVNISSGTDNLVNQTTSRNGKLIGDPTGVSIFYVAPKGLYKLLVYIKKFYKNPIVYITECGMGVSNIDDVAKGINDAQRVDFYQRHIKSLYRAFREGVHVKGFFAWSFFDNFEWGSGYTQRFGINFVDYKNNLKRYPKRSALWMKKFLLK, encoded by the exons ATGGCTTTTCAAGGTTCATTTTGGGCAATTAgccttttgatatttttggccAATTTTTTGTCTATGATAGAGTTTTCTTTGGCTGCAAATGCAAAAGTGCCAAGCCATACTATTTCTAATCCATTTAATCGTACTATATTTTCACCTGATTTTCTTTTTGGAGCTTCCACTTCTTCCTATCAG TATGAAGGTGCATGGAATGAAGATGGCAAAGGGCCAAGTATTGTGGATACTTTCGTCCACACTCATCCTG AAAAAATATTGGACCGTAGCAATGGAGACATAGCTCTGGACTTTTATCATCGTTACAAG GAGGACGTGAAACTAGCAAAATTTGAAGGACTGGATGCTTTCAGGATTTCTATTGCATGGACAAGAATTTTACCAA AGGGTCAGGTTAAAAAAGGAGTAAATCAAGCTGGTATTGACCACTACAACAGTCTCATAAATGAGATAGTAGCCCTTG GTATTAAACCTCTAGTGACACTTTTTCATTGGGATCTTCCTCAAGCCCTTGAAGATGAATATCTTGGCTTTCTAAGCCCTAAGATCGT AGATGATTACGTAGATTTTGTGGAGATTTGTTTCAAAAATTTTGGTGATAGAGTGAAGTTGTGGGCAACGATGAATGAACCATGGATTTTTACATCAACGGGTTATGATTCTGGTTCTTTAGCACCTGGGCGGTGTTCTGCGTGGATGAACAATAACTGCACCATCGGAAACTCCGGTACTGAGCCTTATATAGCCGGACACAACATACTTCTAGCTCATGCTGCTGCTTCCAAACTATACAGGAAAAAATACAAG CCAATTCAAAAGGGTCAAATAGGAACTATTGTAGTGTCACATTGGTTCGAGCCTGCCTCCAACAAACCACAGGATAAACAAGCATCTATAAGAGCTCTTGATTTTATGCTTGgatg GTTTATGCACCCATTGACTTATGGAGATTATCCAATAAGTATGAGAAAACTTGTTGGCAAGAGATTACCAAAGTTTACCCCAAAAGAATCAATGTTGGTGAAAGACTCATGTGATTTTATAGGATTGAATTATTACACCTCTAATTTTGCAGCTCATATTTCTAAACCACCAAATACTGTTAATATCAGTTCAGGAACTGATAATCTAGTCAATCAAACCA CATCGCGAAATGGAAAGTTGATTGGTGATCCA ACTGGTGTGAGTATATTCTATGTTGCTCCAAAGGGACTTTATAAGCTTCTTGTTTATATTAAGAAATTTTACAAGAATCCAATTGTTTACATCACAGAATGTG GAATGGGTGTGTCCAATATTGATGATGTTGCAAAAGGTATCAATGATGCTCAGAGGGTTGATTTCTACCAACGCCATATTAAGTCTCTTTATAGGGCTTTTAG gGAGGGAGTACATGTTAAAGGGTTCTTTGCATGGTCATTTTTTGACAACTTTGAATGGGGATCAGGATACACACAGAGATTTGGCATCAATTTTGTAGATTACAAGAATAACTTAAAGAGATACCCCAAGCGTTCTGCTCTTTGGATGAAGAAATTTCttctcaaataa